The following proteins are co-located in the Flectobacillus major DSM 103 genome:
- the porX gene encoding T9SS response regulator signal transducer PorX has protein sequence MQYQILWADDEIDLLKPYIMFLEAKGYDVTPVNSGADALEEVEKGKFDVVFLDENMPGMTGLEVLPQIKQMKPNLPVIMITKSEEEHIMEEAIGSKIADYLIKPLNPNQILLSVKKILDKKRLEEEKTNISYQQEFRQLAMQYQDRINHEEWAEIYKKLLFWELEIDRTENKSMAEVLNMQKSEANSNFSRFIEENYEDWLNDPRADKPLMSHQLMRKKVFPLVNESSPLFFLLIDNLRYDQWKILEGLIQDYFTVEEESSYYSILPTTTAYARNAIFAGMMPSEIEKQYPKHWVQDIGDSEDEEGFNQNEEYFLQEQIRKSRLSFKVSYNKIIHNNQGKSLVDNFNKLLQNQLNVIVYNFVDMLSHARTDMAMIKELAPDESGYRSITASWFTHSPLFDLVKKISEKKGRLIITTDHGMIRVQNPVKIVGDRSVNTNLRYKQGKNLNWDSDDHVLICRKPERFFLPKINVSTTYVFTMEDYFFAYPNNYNHYVGHYRNTFQHGGVSLEECIIPFVYLTAK, from the coding sequence ATGCAATACCAAATACTTTGGGCCGATGATGAAATAGACTTATTAAAGCCCTACATCATGTTTTTAGAAGCAAAGGGCTATGATGTTACACCCGTTAATTCAGGGGCTGATGCCCTTGAAGAAGTTGAAAAAGGCAAATTTGATGTAGTATTTTTAGATGAAAATATGCCTGGCATGACGGGTTTAGAAGTATTACCTCAGATTAAACAAATGAAACCGAATCTTCCCGTAATTATGATTACGAAGTCGGAAGAAGAACATATCATGGAAGAGGCTATTGGCTCTAAAATTGCCGATTACCTTATCAAACCACTGAATCCCAACCAGATACTGCTTTCAGTCAAAAAAATACTAGATAAAAAACGCCTTGAAGAAGAGAAAACCAATATCTCTTATCAGCAAGAGTTTCGTCAGCTAGCCATGCAGTACCAAGACCGTATTAATCATGAAGAATGGGCTGAAATTTATAAAAAACTTCTTTTCTGGGAATTAGAAATTGACCGTACCGAAAATAAGTCGATGGCCGAAGTGTTGAATATGCAAAAATCAGAAGCAAATTCTAACTTTTCGAGATTCATTGAAGAAAACTACGAAGATTGGCTCAACGACCCTCGTGCCGACAAACCACTGATGTCACACCAATTAATGCGTAAAAAGGTATTCCCTTTGGTAAACGAAAGTTCGCCTCTTTTCTTCTTATTGATTGACAACCTCCGTTATGACCAGTGGAAAATTTTGGAAGGACTTATCCAAGACTACTTTACGGTTGAAGAAGAATCGTCGTATTATTCTATTTTGCCAACCACCACGGCTTATGCTCGTAATGCTATTTTTGCAGGGATGATGCCTTCCGAAATCGAAAAGCAATACCCTAAACATTGGGTTCAGGATATTGGCGATAGTGAAGATGAAGAAGGATTTAACCAAAATGAAGAATACTTTTTACAGGAACAAATCCGTAAAAGTCGCCTAAGTTTCAAGGTTTCTTACAATAAGATTATTCATAACAACCAAGGGAAATCTTTAGTAGATAATTTCAACAAGCTTTTACAAAATCAGCTTAATGTTATTGTTTACAACTTTGTAGATATGCTTTCTCATGCCCGTACCGATATGGCCATGATTAAGGAACTAGCCCCTGACGAATCTGGCTACCGCAGTATTACGGCAAGCTGGTTTACTCACTCGCCTTTATTTGATTTAGTCAAGAAGATTTCTGAAAAAAAAGGCCGTTTGATTATTACAACCGACCACGGTATGATTCGGGTACAAAATCCTGTAAAAATTGTTGGCGACCGTTCGGTAAATACCAATTTAAGATACAAACAAGGTAAAAACCTCAATTGGGATTCCGACGACCACGTATTGATTTGTCGTAAACCTGAGCGTTTCTTTCTACCCAAAATCAATGTATCGACTACATACGTATTTACGATGGAAGATTATTTCTTTGCTTATCCCAACAACTACAACCATTATGTAGGCCATTACAGAAATACCTTCCAGCACGGAGGTGTTTCATTGGAGGAATGTATCATTCCATTTGTGTATTTAACGGCAAAATAG
- a CDS encoding Lrp/AsnC family transcriptional regulator — MKLDTIDKSILRNLQEDAHLTTKELSNRLNLSPTPVYERVRRLEKEGVIKGYVALVDREKIEKDLMVFCNIRLKEHAQEAGAKFVRDIVKLEEVMECYNISGEYDFMLKIVVKDMREYQSFLMNKLASLENIGSTHSTFVMSEIKSKTALEI, encoded by the coding sequence ATGAAATTAGATACAATTGATAAATCTATTTTACGCAATCTTCAAGAAGACGCTCATTTAACTACCAAAGAACTTTCTAACCGCCTTAATTTGTCGCCAACTCCTGTTTATGAGCGAGTAAGAAGGCTTGAAAAAGAAGGAGTTATTAAGGGCTATGTAGCCTTGGTTGACCGTGAGAAAATCGAAAAAGACCTTATGGTTTTTTGTAATATTCGTTTGAAAGAACACGCCCAAGAAGCAGGGGCAAAGTTTGTAAGAGATATTGTAAAATTAGAGGAGGTAATGGAGTGTTATAATATTTCGGGCGAGTATGATTTTATGCTCAAAATTGTTGTAAAAGATATGCGTGAATACCAGAGTTTTTTGATGAATAAATTGGCATCGCTAGAAAATATCGGGAGTACCCATAGTACGTTTGTGATGAGCGAAATTAAATCTAAAACCGCTTTAGAGATTTGA
- a CDS encoding tetratricopeptide repeat protein, with product MKKKILKKIALSMFFPVLVGFVAACTGSADAFLEKAKTALQKNKPKEAIEYLNQAIGKDAKSAAAFNMRGAAYFELKDYTNALLDYEQAIKLDPNNYKPFFNRASIKMEQSNWQGAFEDCSKAIAIQPDTAELYVKRGIILAALQKPEEALSDFDKAIALDPNETNALYNRGNIKYQSAELEEAIADFAAAVRIDPQFAKAFYGMGIAQQKLGKADESCMNLKMANRLGYADAKTAIEAYCK from the coding sequence ATGAAAAAAAAAATTCTTAAAAAAATCGCTTTGTCGATGTTTTTCCCTGTTTTGGTAGGTTTTGTAGCAGCTTGTACGGGTTCGGCAGACGCATTTTTAGAAAAAGCTAAAACCGCTTTACAAAAAAATAAACCCAAAGAGGCTATCGAATACCTTAATCAGGCGATTGGTAAAGATGCCAAAAGTGCAGCTGCCTTCAATATGCGTGGTGCTGCCTATTTTGAATTAAAAGATTATACCAATGCTTTGCTCGACTATGAACAGGCTATTAAGCTTGACCCCAACAATTATAAACCCTTCTTTAATCGGGCTTCTATCAAAATGGAGCAATCCAACTGGCAAGGGGCTTTTGAAGACTGTAGTAAGGCTATTGCGATTCAGCCCGATACCGCTGAGTTGTATGTAAAACGTGGTATTATCTTGGCGGCTCTACAAAAACCCGAAGAGGCTCTTAGCGACTTTGACAAGGCTATTGCACTAGACCCTAACGAAACAAACGCCTTATACAATCGTGGCAATATCAAATACCAAAGTGCCGAGTTGGAAGAAGCTATTGCCGACTTTGCGGCCGCTGTGCGTATCGACCCACAATTTGCTAAGGCTTTTTATGGAATGGGAATAGCCCAACAAAAACTAGGCAAAGCTGACGAAAGTTGTATGAATCTTAAAATGGCTAATCGCTTGGGATATGCCGATGCCAAAACAGCCATTGAAGCTTATTGTAAATAA
- a CDS encoding transmembrane 220 family protein: protein MRYIALLFVPIFLLFAGWQYNDPDPVLWIPIYLVPAYTALKAFFKQNNIELLVILLLVSICAGLNTWLQMSAWEGFFTDGEGISMKTINQELAREACGLWICSVAYLLFLVMALTSKKQQ from the coding sequence ATGAGATATATCGCTCTTTTATTCGTTCCTATTTTTTTACTTTTTGCAGGCTGGCAGTACAATGACCCCGACCCTGTGCTTTGGATTCCTATTTATTTAGTACCTGCTTATACAGCCCTAAAGGCATTTTTCAAACAAAATAATATTGAATTATTGGTTATTCTGTTGCTGGTCTCGATTTGTGCGGGACTCAACACTTGGCTTCAAATGTCGGCTTGGGAAGGTTTCTTTACCGACGGTGAGGGTATTAGTATGAAAACCATCAACCAAGAGTTGGCTCGTGAAGCTTGTGGCTTATGGATTTGTTCGGTAGCATACCTGCTGTTTCTGGTAATGGCCTTGACCAGTAAAAAACAACAATAA
- a CDS encoding cell division ATP-binding protein FtsE, whose protein sequence is MFNAEPVVSLQEAFIFQNERIVLNDVNFTINKGEFVFLIGRTGSGKSSLLKTLYADLWLQQGTAKVAGYHIEKMKLSERPFLRRKIGVVFQDFQLFMDRNVNENLMWVLEATGWTDRAKMKTRIAEVLMLVGLASSIDKMPHQLSGGEQQRVVIARALLNEPQILFADEPTGNLDPEVSAQILKLFLDINKAGTAILMATHDFDMIRQFPARILKCENGYVTEQKSS, encoded by the coding sequence ATGTTCAACGCTGAGCCCGTAGTATCCTTACAAGAAGCCTTCATTTTCCAAAATGAGCGGATTGTTTTGAATGACGTTAACTTTACCATTAACAAAGGTGAGTTCGTTTTCCTGATTGGTCGTACAGGAAGTGGTAAAAGTTCCTTGCTGAAAACATTGTATGCCGACCTCTGGCTACAACAGGGTACGGCAAAGGTAGCTGGGTATCATATTGAAAAAATGAAGCTCTCAGAACGCCCATTCCTGAGGCGGAAGATTGGGGTGGTTTTTCAAGATTTTCAGCTATTTATGGACAGAAATGTTAACGAAAATTTGATGTGGGTACTCGAAGCTACAGGCTGGACAGACCGTGCCAAAATGAAAACTCGTATTGCTGAGGTATTGATGTTGGTAGGATTGGCTTCGTCGATTGATAAAATGCCACACCAATTATCGGGTGGCGAGCAGCAGCGGGTTGTGATTGCTAGGGCTTTGCTCAATGAACCCCAAATCTTGTTTGCCGATGAACCTACAGGCAACCTCGACCCCGAAGTGTCGGCTCAAATCCTCAAATTGTTTTTGGATATTAACAAAGCTGGAACGGCTATTTTGATGGCTACTCACGATTTTGATATGATTCGCCAGTTTCCTGCTCGTATCCTGAAATGTGAAAATGGATATGTTACCGAACAAAAATCGTCATAA
- the metH gene encoding methionine synthase, which yields MRPNIREILKSRILVLDGAMGSLIQQYKLTDADYRGEQFKDFPYEVKGNNDMLSLTRPDVIKEIHAKYFEAGADIAETNTFSATSIAMADYHMEEYVYDLNYYSAKIAREVADEFTAKNPDKPRYVTGSIGPTNRTLSLSPDVNDPGYRAVTFDELVEAYTEQIRGLVDGGADALLVETIFDTLNAKAALFAIDLFFKNHPEKEYLPVMVSGTITDASGRTLSGQTTEAFLTSMSHMPLLSIGLNCALGADLMRPYVQTLAQEAPFLVSAHPNAGLPNEMGEYDQSPEEMAVIVEDFLTNGFMNIIGGCCGTTPAHIKAIAEVAAKYKPRVIPTLEPIQKLSGLEPLKITKETNFVNVGERCNVTGSKKFARLVREGDYDAAIAVAREQVDGGAQVIDVNMDEGMIDGVQAMTTFLNLLMAEPDIARLPIMIDSSKWEVIEAGLKCVQGKSIVNSISLKEGEAKFKESAEKVKRYGAAAVVMAFDEQGQADSYERRIEICQRAYNILVNEVNFPPQDIIFDPNILTVATGIEEHNNYAVDFINATRWIKENLPYAKVSGGVSNISFSFRGNEPVREAMHTVFLYYAIKAGMDMGIVNASQLGVYDDIPKDMLELCEDVLLNRRPDATERLVTFAETVKSKGKEQVIDNAWRELPVNKRLEHALIKGLTEFIDQDVEEARQQAAKPLHVIEGPLMDGMNVVGDLFGEGKMFLPQVVKSARVMKKAVAYLLPYIEAEKEGGESSSAGKILLATVKGDVHDIGKNIVGVVLGCNNYEIIDLGVMVPTDKILAAAKEHNVDIIGLSGLITPSLDEMVGVAKEMERQGFSVPLLIGGATTSRIHTAVKIDPHYKGPVIHVLDASRSVPVAGRLMQNDQTHEEVFQEIKTEYARLRVEHAGRQRDKNYVPIEKARDNKSKIDWADFHATKPKFLGTKVFEDYDIAEIAKYIDWTPFFSTWQLSGKYPKIFDNEVVGAEARKLFNDAQAMLTKVINEKSLKARAVIGFYPANSQEDDIILHNFEEYEYNAAGQGALKGKGYRVIGNTAVADNGELVNINHKPTVLHHLRQQGQKASNLPNICLSDFIAPEASGKEDYIGAFAVTAGLGIETLLEEYEKDHDDYNSIMLKAIADRLAEAFAELMHEKVRKEYWGYANDETLTNEQLISEEYQGIRPAPGYPACPDHTEKRALFDLLQAERIGIELTESFAMYPASSVSGWYFSHPQAKYFGLGKIAKDQVVDYAQRKGMSLEDAERWLAPALNYDA from the coding sequence ATGCGTCCAAACATCCGTGAAATTTTGAAGAGCAGAATCCTTGTACTAGATGGTGCAATGGGTTCTTTGATACAGCAATATAAACTGACTGATGCAGATTACCGTGGCGAACAGTTCAAAGATTTTCCTTATGAAGTAAAGGGAAACAATGATATGCTATCGTTGACTCGTCCCGATGTAATTAAAGAAATCCATGCCAAGTATTTTGAAGCTGGAGCCGACATTGCCGAAACGAATACCTTCTCGGCAACGTCTATTGCTATGGCCGATTATCACATGGAAGAATATGTTTATGATTTGAATTATTATTCGGCCAAAATTGCTCGGGAAGTTGCCGACGAATTTACCGCTAAAAATCCAGATAAACCTCGTTATGTAACGGGTTCTATTGGCCCTACCAACAGAACACTATCACTTTCGCCCGACGTAAACGATCCTGGGTATCGTGCTGTAACTTTCGACGAACTGGTAGAAGCTTATACCGAACAAATCAGAGGATTGGTTGATGGCGGAGCAGATGCTCTTTTGGTAGAAACTATTTTTGATACCCTCAATGCCAAAGCAGCCTTATTTGCTATTGATTTGTTTTTCAAAAATCATCCTGAAAAAGAATATCTACCTGTGATGGTGTCGGGTACAATTACCGATGCTTCGGGCCGTACGCTTTCTGGACAAACCACCGAGGCATTCCTAACATCAATGTCGCACATGCCATTGTTGTCAATTGGCCTAAACTGTGCTTTGGGTGCCGATTTGATGCGTCCTTATGTACAAACCTTGGCTCAAGAGGCTCCATTCCTTGTGTCGGCTCACCCCAATGCTGGTTTGCCAAACGAAATGGGAGAATATGACCAGTCGCCCGAAGAAATGGCCGTTATTGTCGAGGATTTTCTTACCAATGGTTTTATGAATATTATTGGTGGGTGTTGTGGTACCACTCCTGCCCATATCAAGGCTATTGCCGAAGTGGCCGCTAAATACAAGCCTAGGGTTATTCCTACCCTTGAGCCTATTCAAAAACTTTCGGGATTAGAGCCTCTTAAAATTACCAAAGAAACCAACTTTGTCAACGTAGGTGAACGCTGTAACGTAACAGGCTCAAAGAAATTTGCCCGCTTGGTACGTGAAGGCGATTATGACGCAGCCATTGCTGTAGCCCGTGAACAAGTAGACGGAGGGGCTCAAGTAATAGATGTAAATATGGACGAAGGTATGATTGATGGCGTTCAGGCTATGACAACCTTCTTGAACCTACTGATGGCCGAGCCTGATATTGCCCGTTTGCCTATCATGATCGACTCGTCCAAATGGGAGGTTATCGAAGCAGGACTCAAGTGTGTTCAGGGTAAATCTATTGTTAACTCTATTTCTTTGAAAGAGGGTGAAGCCAAATTTAAAGAATCGGCCGAGAAAGTAAAACGCTACGGTGCAGCAGCCGTAGTAATGGCATTTGACGAACAAGGACAGGCCGATTCGTATGAAAGAAGAATCGAAATTTGCCAGCGTGCTTACAATATTTTGGTCAATGAAGTTAACTTCCCTCCACAAGACATCATTTTTGACCCCAATATCTTAACAGTTGCCACAGGAATTGAAGAGCATAATAATTATGCCGTTGATTTTATTAATGCAACTCGTTGGATTAAAGAAAACCTGCCGTATGCCAAGGTATCGGGTGGGGTATCTAATATTTCGTTCTCTTTCCGTGGCAACGAACCTGTTCGTGAGGCCATGCACACGGTATTTTTGTACTATGCTATCAAAGCTGGTATGGATATGGGTATCGTAAATGCTAGCCAATTGGGCGTTTATGACGATATTCCAAAAGACATGCTAGAGCTTTGCGAAGATGTATTGCTCAATCGTCGCCCAGATGCTACTGAGCGTTTGGTAACTTTTGCCGAAACCGTAAAATCTAAAGGTAAAGAACAAGTTATTGATAATGCTTGGCGAGAACTCCCCGTGAATAAGCGTCTGGAACATGCTCTTATTAAAGGACTTACTGAATTTATCGACCAAGATGTTGAGGAGGCTCGTCAACAAGCGGCCAAACCCCTTCATGTTATCGAAGGCCCACTTATGGACGGTATGAATGTAGTTGGTGATTTGTTTGGCGAAGGTAAAATGTTCTTGCCACAGGTAGTAAAATCTGCTCGTGTCATGAAAAAAGCCGTTGCTTATTTATTACCTTATATTGAAGCCGAAAAAGAAGGTGGTGAAAGCTCTAGTGCAGGTAAAATTTTGTTAGCTACAGTAAAAGGGGACGTTCATGATATTGGTAAAAATATTGTAGGGGTTGTTTTGGGTTGTAATAACTACGAAATTATCGACCTTGGGGTAATGGTACCAACTGATAAAATTTTGGCAGCTGCCAAAGAACATAATGTTGATATTATTGGCCTTTCGGGATTGATTACGCCTTCGCTCGACGAAATGGTGGGTGTTGCCAAAGAAATGGAACGACAAGGCTTTTCTGTGCCTTTGCTCATTGGTGGAGCCACTACTTCACGGATTCATACGGCCGTAAAAATTGACCCGCACTATAAAGGGCCTGTAATTCACGTACTCGATGCCTCTCGCTCTGTACCTGTGGCGGGTCGCTTGATGCAAAATGACCAAACACATGAAGAGGTTTTTCAAGAAATAAAAACTGAATATGCTCGCTTACGAGTAGAACATGCTGGCCGACAAAGAGATAAAAACTATGTGCCAATCGAAAAAGCTCGTGACAATAAAAGTAAAATCGACTGGGCCGATTTTCATGCTACAAAGCCTAAATTCTTAGGCACTAAAGTATTTGAAGATTATGATATTGCCGAAATTGCCAAGTATATCGACTGGACTCCGTTCTTTTCTACTTGGCAACTTTCAGGGAAATATCCTAAAATATTTGATAACGAGGTAGTTGGTGCTGAAGCTCGTAAGCTATTCAACGACGCACAAGCTATGCTTACCAAGGTTATCAACGAAAAAAGCTTGAAAGCTCGTGCTGTAATAGGCTTTTACCCTGCCAATTCTCAGGAAGATGATATTATTCTTCACAATTTTGAAGAATATGAATACAATGCCGCAGGGCAAGGTGCTTTGAAAGGAAAAGGTTATAGAGTAATAGGTAATACTGCCGTAGCCGACAACGGCGAGTTAGTCAATATTAATCATAAGCCAACGGTATTACACCATTTGCGTCAGCAAGGACAAAAGGCTTCTAATTTGCCCAATATCTGTCTTTCCGACTTTATTGCTCCAGAGGCTAGTGGTAAAGAAGATTATATTGGAGCTTTTGCCGTAACTGCAGGTTTGGGAATCGAAACACTACTGGAAGAATACGAAAAAGACCACGACGATTATAACTCTATCATGCTCAAGGCTATTGCCGACCGTTTGGCCGAGGCATTTGCCGAACTTATGCACGAAAAAGTTAGAAAGGAATATTGGGGATATGCCAACGACGAAACCCTAACCAACGAGCAGTTGATTTCGGAAGAATATCAAGGTATTCGTCCTGCTCCAGGGTATCCAGCTTGCCCCGACCATACCGAAAAACGAGCTTTGTTCGATTTATTACAAGCCGAAAGAATTGGTATAGAGCTTACCGAAAGTTTTGCTATGTACCCTGCAAGTTCGGTGTCGGGATGGTATTTTTCTCATCCACAGGCTAAATACTTTGGCTTGGGCAAAATTGCCAAAGACCAAGTTGTTGATTATGCTCAAAGAAAAGGGATGTCGTTGGAAGATGCCGAAAGATGGCTCGCTCCTGCCCTCAATTACGACGCATAA
- a CDS encoding 3-keto-disaccharide hydrolase: MKKILITTLCLVGSLTVLAQRKPQTADWKSLFNGKDLSGWDIKIAGQPLNDNYKNTFVVENGILRIKYDEYQNFDGKFGHLYYKKPYSYYKLRFQYRFVGKQTPGGAVWNERNSGVMLHSQSAQSLSFGQDFPVSLELQLLGGLNKGERHTGNLCTPGTQVYQKGGLLLDHCNDSNSKTYHGDQWVQAEAIVLGDSIIHHVIEGDTVLTYEHPEIGGGFVSKDYDFKAAHIDNGDEWLKKDKTPLKSGYIALQAESHPIDFRNIEILDLEGCMNPKALNYRPYFIKNNPEKCIFKKVKKATN; encoded by the coding sequence ATGAAAAAAATACTTATAACTACACTTTGTTTGGTAGGTAGCCTGACTGTTTTGGCTCAAAGAAAGCCGCAAACTGCCGATTGGAAATCACTTTTCAACGGCAAAGATTTAAGTGGTTGGGATATTAAAATTGCTGGTCAGCCACTCAATGACAATTATAAAAATACCTTTGTCGTAGAAAATGGTATACTCAGAATCAAGTATGACGAATACCAAAATTTTGATGGCAAATTTGGACACCTTTATTATAAAAAACCTTATTCTTATTACAAACTTCGTTTTCAGTACCGTTTTGTAGGTAAGCAGACACCAGGCGGAGCTGTCTGGAACGAACGAAACAGCGGGGTAATGTTACACTCGCAATCGGCTCAAAGCCTATCTTTTGGGCAGGACTTCCCTGTCTCGTTAGAATTACAGCTACTAGGGGGGCTCAATAAAGGTGAAAGGCATACAGGCAATTTGTGTACTCCAGGCACACAAGTATATCAAAAAGGGGGCTTGCTGCTCGACCACTGCAACGATTCTAATTCAAAAACCTATCATGGCGATCAGTGGGTTCAGGCCGAAGCCATTGTATTAGGCGATTCTATTATTCATCATGTAATTGAAGGCGATACTGTACTTACTTATGAGCATCCAGAAATAGGAGGAGGTTTTGTAAGTAAAGACTATGATTTTAAGGCGGCTCATATTGATAACGGCGATGAATGGCTGAAAAAAGATAAAACACCGCTAAAATCGGGATATATTGCATTACAAGCCGAAAGTCATCCAATCGACTTTAGGAATATTGAAATCTTGGATTTGGAAGGTTGTATGAATCCGAAAGCACTAAACTATCGCCCTTATTTTATCAAAAACAATCCTGAGAAATGTATTTTCAAAAAAGTGAAAAAAGCAACTAACTAA
- the fsa gene encoding fructose-6-phosphate aldolase has product MKFFIDTANLKEIQEAQDLGVLDGVTTNPSLMAKEGISGKNNVLKHYKAICEIVEGDVSAEVIATDFEGMIREGEELAELDDKIVVKIPMIKDGVKALRYFSEKGIKTNCTLIFSAGQALLAAKAGASYVSPFIGRLDDISFDGIDLIEQIRTIYDNYGFDTEILAASVRHPIHIIKCAEIGADVMTGPLSAITALLKHPLTDSGLEKFLADHAKANS; this is encoded by the coding sequence ATGAAGTTTTTTATTGACACAGCCAATCTCAAAGAAATCCAAGAAGCTCAAGATTTGGGCGTTTTAGATGGCGTAACTACAAACCCTTCGTTAATGGCAAAAGAAGGCATCAGTGGTAAAAACAATGTATTGAAGCATTACAAAGCAATTTGCGAAATTGTAGAAGGCGATGTTTCTGCAGAAGTAATTGCAACTGACTTTGAAGGAATGATTCGTGAAGGGGAAGAATTAGCTGAGCTTGATGACAAAATTGTGGTGAAAATCCCGATGATTAAAGATGGCGTAAAGGCTCTTCGTTATTTCTCTGAAAAAGGTATCAAAACCAACTGTACGTTGATTTTTTCGGCAGGTCAGGCTTTGTTGGCAGCTAAGGCAGGAGCATCGTATGTATCGCCTTTTATTGGTCGTTTAGATGATATTTCATTTGATGGAATCGACCTAATCGAGCAAATTCGTACAATTTATGACAACTACGGTTTCGATACAGAAATCCTTGCGGCTTCGGTTCGTCACCCTATTCATATTATCAAGTGTGCCGAAATCGGTGCTGATGTAATGACGGGCCCATTGTCGGCAATCACAGCATTGTTGAAACACCCATTAACAGACAGTGGACTAGAGAAGTTTTTGGCTGACCATGCTAAAGCTAATTCATAA
- a CDS encoding MBL fold metallo-hydrolase, producing the protein MIYLVSIILVLALGVYLFMQQAQFGKLPTGKRLERIQKSSHYQNGAFHNQSFTPDLAEGITYWDLIKAYFPKVVDKEPNQAIPFVKTDLKSLPNDSTSIVWFGHSSYLLHTAGKNILVDPVFSGNASPVSFFGKNYEGSNQYSVDDLPNIDILIITHDHYDHLDYPTIKKLLPKVHKVVTSLGVGEHLEYWGYAANQITELEWWEQTTLLDSISITATPARHFSGRGFKRNQAFWSSFVLKTASEQIYIGGDSGYDSHFKEIGAKFGSFDFVLLECGQYNYFWKYIHMMPEEVALAAQELNAKVLMPVHWSKFSLALHPWYEPIDRVTTAAQKLGIIYTTPQIGQKVVLNQPLPNNRWWDTLKSK; encoded by the coding sequence ATGATTTATTTAGTTAGTATTATCCTAGTTTTGGCACTAGGGGTTTATCTGTTTATGCAACAAGCCCAATTTGGAAAACTCCCAACTGGCAAGCGACTAGAACGTATCCAAAAGTCGTCGCATTACCAAAACGGTGCTTTTCACAACCAATCATTTACACCTGATTTGGCCGAAGGTATTACTTACTGGGACTTAATAAAGGCGTATTTCCCTAAGGTAGTCGATAAAGAACCCAATCAAGCTATTCCATTCGTTAAAACCGACCTCAAATCACTTCCCAACGACTCTACGAGTATTGTTTGGTTTGGGCATTCATCATACTTATTACATACTGCTGGTAAAAATATTTTAGTAGACCCTGTATTTAGTGGTAATGCTTCTCCAGTTTCGTTTTTTGGCAAAAACTATGAAGGCTCAAATCAGTATTCAGTAGACGATTTACCCAATATTGATATTCTTATTATTACCCACGATCATTATGACCATTTAGACTACCCCACTATCAAAAAGCTATTGCCAAAGGTTCATAAAGTAGTTACGTCGCTGGGCGTTGGCGAGCACTTAGAATATTGGGGATACGCTGCCAATCAAATCACAGAACTAGAATGGTGGGAGCAAACAACTCTACTAGACAGTATTTCGATTACAGCAACACCAGCCCGACATTTTTCGGGAAGAGGATTTAAACGCAATCAAGCATTTTGGTCGTCTTTTGTACTAAAAACAGCCAGCGAACAAATTTACATAGGAGGCGACTCGGGCTATGATAGCCATTTTAAAGAAATAGGAGCTAAATTTGGCAGTTTTGACTTCGTTTTGTTGGAATGTGGTCAATATAATTATTTTTGGAAATACATACACATGATGCCCGAAGAGGTAGCTTTGGCAGCCCAAGAACTCAACGCCAAAGTGTTGATGCCTGTGCATTGGAGCAAGTTTTCGTTGGCATTACACCCTTGGTACGAACCTATCGACCGTGTTACTACGGCCGCTCAAAAGCTTGGCATTATTTATACAACCCCACAAATCGGCCAAAAAGTGGTATTAAATCAGCCTTTGCCCAACAACCGATGGTGGGATACCCTCAAAAGTAAATAA